The Defluviitalea raffinosedens genome contains the following window.
TCGTGATTTCAGGCTGTCAGGGAAGAAGTGGCCTTCGTATGTTTTACAATAGAAAGGAAAAACAGCTTGTAGACGAAATGATGGAAAAGATGGGGATCAGTCACTTATCAAAACGTTGTTATCGTGAACTTTCTGGAGGCCAGCAACAACGGGTTTTGCTGGCCCGTGCCTTATGTGCGACTCAAAAAATATTGCTTTTGGATGAGCCGTTTACAGGACTTGATCCCAGAGTGTCATCAGAATTATATCACTTGATTGATGAACTCAACCATCGTGATGGCATTACCGTTATAATGATTTCTCACGATGTTCAGGCAGCAGTTGAACATGCAAGCCATATTCTACATATTGGGAAAAGAATGTTTTTTGGAGCAAAAGAAGAATATTTGAAGAGTGAGATGTGGCGTATACTTACAGGAAAAGAAGGAGGTGGAGGTTATGAGTACGATCTTTGACAAACTTTCACTGTACATGCAATATCCTTTTGTTCGTTATGCGGTCATTGTAGGTATATTAATAGCTCTTTGTTCATCTTTGTTTGGTGTGATTTTGGTACTGAAGCGTTTCTCTTTCATC
Protein-coding sequences here:
- a CDS encoding metal ABC transporter ATP-binding protein, coding for MAQLSCENLSVGYDGKVVLQGLNFSVNAGDYLCIVGENGSGKSTLMKTILGLQPPIQGKVNTGDGLLPNEIGYLPQQTIVQKDFPASVREVVISGCQGRSGLRMFYNRKEKQLVDEMMEKMGISHLSKRCYRELSGGQQQRVLLARALCATQKILLLDEPFTGLDPRVSSELYHLIDELNHRDGITVIMISHDVQAAVEHASHILHIGKRMFFGAKEEYLKSEMWRILTGKEGGGGYEYDL